A portion of the Acidisarcina polymorpha genome contains these proteins:
- a CDS encoding DUF6094 domain-containing protein — protein sequence MRTVARLKLGYYPLPSEEGSRLRRILQLPVESASVLDPCAGTGAALLQITEGENVVRYAVELDASRAQACQEAGINTIHGNLFDVQAKSGSFSLLYLNPPYDSEVASSGNKRMELRFLQKTFRWLVLGGVLVMVVPHGQLEGCTDLLADAFTGFQVLRLSDPESVRFDQVVLIAVRARIKDTDYERNREQLISAIWTGSMPILTGSEAPYMIPPTTMVEIQHRGLPLDEIEDLVLSSSAWAKVRPYVLPREEASVGRPITPLHGGHVGLLCTAGLLNGVFGSGEDRHIARWRTVKYVTTFEEKIEGYTEIHKRERFSNELALVYEDGRTLILTDEKKKEKRDDAERTSPARAA from the coding sequence ATGCGCACTGTCGCTCGGCTCAAGCTTGGCTACTACCCACTTCCTTCTGAAGAAGGCTCCCGCCTGAGGCGCATCCTTCAACTCCCAGTCGAAAGCGCTTCGGTGCTTGACCCGTGTGCTGGTACGGGCGCGGCGCTTCTGCAGATCACAGAAGGAGAGAATGTTGTTCGGTACGCGGTGGAATTGGACGCGTCCCGCGCGCAGGCGTGCCAAGAGGCCGGGATCAATACCATCCATGGCAATCTCTTCGACGTGCAGGCGAAGAGCGGCAGTTTCTCCCTTCTCTACCTCAATCCGCCTTATGACTCCGAAGTAGCATCCTCTGGCAACAAGCGCATGGAACTGCGGTTTCTACAGAAGACGTTTCGTTGGCTAGTCCTTGGTGGAGTTTTGGTGATGGTAGTCCCCCATGGGCAGTTGGAGGGATGCACCGATCTCCTCGCAGACGCGTTCACCGGCTTCCAGGTCTTGCGGCTATCCGATCCGGAGTCCGTGCGCTTCGACCAAGTTGTCCTTATCGCTGTTCGAGCGCGAATCAAAGACACCGACTATGAGCGAAACCGCGAACAGCTGATCTCAGCGATATGGACTGGTTCGATGCCCATCCTGACGGGAAGCGAAGCTCCATATATGATCCCACCCACCACCATGGTTGAGATCCAACACCGAGGTCTTCCGCTCGATGAAATCGAGGACCTGGTCCTCTCATCTTCTGCATGGGCCAAGGTACGTCCATATGTCCTCCCGCGGGAAGAAGCATCTGTCGGCCGGCCGATCACGCCGCTGCACGGTGGGCATGTGGGATTGCTGTGCACGGCTGGCCTCCTGAACGGAGTGTTCGGCTCGGGAGAGGATCGCCACATCGCACGCTGGAGGACGGTGAAGTACGTCACAACGTTCGAAGAGAAGATTGAGGGCTACACCGAGATCCACAAACGGGAACGCTTCTCCAACGAACTGGCTCTGGTTTACGAAGACGGCCGCACGCTGATTCTTACCGACGAAAAGAAGAAGGAGAAAAGAGACGATGCAGAACGCACATCTCCGGCTCGCGCGGCTTGA
- a CDS encoding cupin domain-containing protein → MNRIYGAAGGFFLFFAGAAAMQISPPAGLTRTDLSRHDLSIEGREVIQTRVDFAPGAVAPWHSHPGEEVIYVPEGTLEFQLQGEKPVLLEAGNVLFVPAGKLHMARNPGTARGVELATYIVEKGKPLLIRANVSPSQ, encoded by the coding sequence ATGAATCGAATTTACGGCGCCGCTGGTGGCTTTTTTCTTTTCTTCGCGGGAGCCGCAGCAATGCAGATATCTCCCCCCGCAGGCCTTACGCGGACGGATCTTTCACGTCACGATCTTTCCATCGAGGGGCGTGAAGTCATTCAAACTCGCGTGGACTTCGCCCCGGGTGCCGTCGCACCCTGGCATAGCCATCCCGGCGAGGAGGTCATTTACGTCCCCGAAGGAACACTGGAGTTCCAGTTACAGGGCGAGAAGCCTGTTCTGCTTGAGGCTGGGAATGTCCTCTTCGTTCCCGCGGGAAAGTTGCACATGGCTCGTAACCCCGGCACGGCCCGCGGGGTTGAATTGGCGACTTACATCGTTGAAAAAGGGAAACCGCTGCTGATACGCGCTAACGTGAGTCCGTCGCAGTAA
- a CDS encoding DEAD/DEAH box helicase yields the protein METYHDYLRAYSQELGSRIVEMYPPLQGPKDPVAPELKTLLRKPLPVQAMTITGAAKYLQIEDSVRLVGECGTGKTLMSIGIAHAHAASKPYTALVMCPPHLVLKWAREVLITVPRARAFVVYDLRNGGDPSKPHGVVEVSMRNGHVVSNGLKTSVVELRRMGRKGWEQRCSVPAYFITSKESGKLSYFWKHAYVTPKSGNSRDCITNPETGKTVPKDEGGHLLRGDFDDVKHFEVIQRQGGGTESYSPLWEADRNKFQRMAPLEYMGRYMKRFFTYAFADEMHQLANDTAQGNNLAVLRRCSRKLIGNTGTLMGGYASDLFHIFFRMEPWKMVEDGYEAGTQGQADFQATYGVLESIERVPDEDKACTRAAKSTFRLAKKPGASPLLFGKFLMSSTVFVSLEDIAEFLPPYEEIVCEVELDGELRQAYEKIQEDIQQALRENRGNRSLMSLMLHRLMLYPDHPFGIGEIMGRKFDPQEKRLVPFLVTTAPDLPKDQLYPKEQRLVEDVREELRQGRRCQVFATFTGEYEVPERLEGVLRQEGFRVAVLRSSVPALKREQWYAQRVKEGVEVIIGHPKLVETGLDLLWFPTIIFYQTGYSLHTLRQASRRSWRIGQRLAVRVKFLIYDGTTQRTCLRLMGRKMLVALMMEGKFSGEGLHSMDADDDMLAAMARELVEKGGVGESADAVWEELRKERTGHLPTATVIEPVLTMEPESEIPDMFAGIGNSTPAPCGGPVLMHSQPKKKQTLWPTGYVIGEQLGLFG from the coding sequence ATGGAAACCTACCATGACTATCTCCGCGCCTACAGCCAGGAGTTAGGGTCGCGCATTGTGGAGATGTATCCCCCGCTGCAGGGCCCGAAAGACCCAGTTGCTCCTGAGCTGAAGACGCTTCTCCGCAAACCCCTCCCGGTGCAGGCCATGACTATCACGGGCGCTGCTAAGTACCTTCAGATCGAAGATTCCGTTCGGCTCGTCGGCGAATGCGGAACAGGCAAGACTCTAATGTCGATCGGCATTGCCCACGCGCATGCTGCCAGCAAGCCCTACACCGCCCTGGTGATGTGCCCGCCCCATCTGGTGCTGAAGTGGGCGCGCGAGGTGCTGATCACTGTCCCACGCGCACGAGCTTTTGTTGTGTACGACTTGCGCAACGGCGGTGATCCTTCAAAGCCCCACGGCGTCGTAGAAGTTAGCATGCGCAACGGTCACGTCGTCTCTAATGGGCTCAAGACGTCTGTCGTCGAGTTGAGGAGAATGGGCCGCAAGGGTTGGGAACAACGCTGCTCTGTTCCGGCTTACTTCATCACCTCCAAAGAATCAGGGAAGCTCAGCTACTTCTGGAAGCATGCTTACGTAACACCCAAGTCCGGCAATTCCCGTGATTGCATCACCAATCCTGAAACCGGAAAGACCGTTCCCAAAGACGAAGGCGGCCACCTTCTTCGCGGCGACTTCGACGATGTGAAGCATTTCGAGGTCATCCAGCGCCAAGGCGGCGGCACCGAAAGCTACTCTCCCCTCTGGGAGGCCGACCGCAACAAGTTTCAGCGTATGGCGCCCCTCGAATACATGGGCCGGTACATGAAGCGGTTCTTCACGTATGCCTTTGCGGACGAGATGCACCAACTCGCGAACGACACCGCTCAAGGCAACAATCTCGCCGTTCTGCGGCGCTGCTCGCGAAAGCTAATTGGTAACACCGGGACTTTGATGGGCGGGTATGCGTCGGATCTCTTTCACATCTTCTTTCGTATGGAACCCTGGAAGATGGTCGAGGACGGCTATGAGGCCGGCACGCAGGGGCAAGCTGACTTTCAGGCCACATATGGGGTTCTTGAATCCATTGAAAGAGTTCCGGACGAGGATAAAGCCTGCACCAGAGCAGCGAAGAGCACGTTTCGTCTAGCCAAGAAGCCCGGCGCATCCCCACTGCTCTTCGGCAAGTTCCTGATGAGCTCGACCGTCTTCGTCTCCCTCGAAGACATCGCGGAGTTCCTTCCCCCGTATGAAGAAATCGTCTGCGAGGTGGAGCTCGACGGAGAACTTCGCCAGGCCTACGAAAAGATACAGGAGGACATTCAGCAGGCACTACGCGAGAATCGTGGCAATCGAAGCCTCATGAGTCTCATGCTGCATCGGCTCATGCTTTATCCCGATCACCCATTCGGTATAGGCGAGATCATGGGCAGGAAGTTCGATCCGCAAGAGAAGAGACTTGTTCCGTTCCTGGTGACGACCGCACCGGATCTGCCCAAGGATCAGCTCTATCCGAAGGAGCAGAGACTCGTCGAGGACGTCCGCGAGGAGCTGCGCCAAGGCCGGAGGTGCCAGGTCTTCGCAACGTTCACCGGCGAGTACGAGGTGCCGGAACGGCTCGAAGGAGTTCTTCGCCAGGAGGGCTTTCGAGTTGCGGTGCTGCGTTCAAGCGTCCCAGCTCTGAAGCGTGAGCAGTGGTATGCGCAACGCGTCAAAGAAGGAGTCGAGGTCATCATCGGACACCCAAAGCTTGTCGAGACAGGACTCGACCTGCTTTGGTTTCCAACGATCATCTTCTATCAGACAGGCTATTCGTTGCATACGCTTCGACAGGCTTCACGACGTTCGTGGCGCATTGGCCAGAGGCTCGCGGTTCGCGTCAAGTTTCTGATCTATGACGGGACTACGCAGCGAACCTGCCTGCGTCTCATGGGCAGGAAGATGTTGGTAGCCCTGATGATGGAGGGAAAATTCTCCGGCGAGGGACTCCATTCGATGGATGCTGACGACGATATGCTCGCCGCTATGGCCCGCGAACTCGTCGAGAAGGGTGGGGTGGGCGAATCTGCCGATGCTGTCTGGGAAGAACTCCGCAAGGAGAGAACAGGCCATCTTCCAACCGCAACGGTCATCGAGCCGGTTCTGACAATGGAGCCGGAGTCCGAGATTCCCGA